The Sedimentisphaera salicampi genome includes a region encoding these proteins:
- a CDS encoding GLUG motif-containing protein, whose translation MCILRVSVIAALAAAGIAFGFAAGDGTANNPYQISTPDHLEAVNDDLSAHYVLTNNIDLSGRTYDSAVIAPDTDSSNTGFDGTQFSGSFDGAGYKILNLTIDSSVYFLGLFSGIIDGGEIRNLGVEDAAITACDDAEYVGGLCGGNRGTITNCYATGSVSGGDNSHYLGGLCGINLEGTIENCYATGSVSGGDDSRYLGGLCGWNEGTIENCYAAGDVSGKDNSIVLGGLCGMNKGTITNCYAAGDVSGGDNSRGLGGLFGGNEEGAITNCYATGKVKAGNKAEYLGGLCGGNEEGAITNCYATGSVSGGNDSEGLGGLCGENQEGTITNCFWDKETSGMEESDGGTGLTAAQMKTQSTFTNAGWDFADSSAANEEDGIWLMDEKNYPKLNVIVEIDHKN comes from the coding sequence ATGTGTATTCTTAGAGTTTCGGTTATCGCTGCTCTTGCTGCAGCAGGCATTGCATTCGGTTTCGCCGCTGGCGACGGCACGGCAAATAACCCATACCAGATTTCCACCCCCGACCACCTTGAAGCTGTGAATGATGACCTCTCCGCCCATTACGTTCTGACGAATAACATCGACCTATCCGGCAGAACCTACGACAGCGCTGTTATCGCTCCTGATACAGATTCCAGCAATACCGGTTTCGACGGTACGCAATTTTCAGGTTCGTTTGATGGGGCGGGATATAAGATTTTGAATCTCACTATCGATTCTTCAGTATACTTTCTCGGCCTTTTCAGCGGAATAATAGATGGCGGAGAAATTAGAAATCTTGGGGTTGAAGATGCTGCGATTACCGCTTGCGATGATGCTGAATATGTAGGCGGCCTGTGCGGAGGGAATAGAGGCACAATCACGAACTGCTATGCCACGGGCTCTGTTTCAGGCGGCGATAATTCCCATTATCTTGGCGGTCTGTGCGGAATAAATCTAGAAGGCACAATCGAGAACTGCTATGCGACCGGCTCTGTTTCGGGCGGCGATGATTCAAGATATCTCGGCGGCCTGTGCGGATGGAATGAAGGCACAATCGAGAACTGCTATGCTGCGGGCGATGTTTCTGGAAAAGATAATTCGATTGTTTTAGGCGGCCTGTGCGGAATGAATAAAGGCACAATCACGAACTGCTATGCTGCGGGCGATGTTTCTGGAGGAGATAATTCAAGAGGTTTAGGCGGCCTGTTCGGTGGAAATGAAGAAGGCGCAATCACGAACTGTTATGCCACCGGTAAAGTAAAAGCGGGAAATAAGGCTGAATATCTCGGCGGTCTGTGCGGGGGAAATGAAGAAGGCGCAATCACGAACTGTTATGCCACCGGCTCTGTTTCGGGCGGCAATGATTCAGAAGGTCTCGGCGGCCTGTGCGGGGAAAATCAAGAAGGCACAATCACGAACTGCTTCTGGGATAAGGAAACAAGCGGGATGGAGGAAAGCGACGGCGGAACTGGACTAACGGCAGCTCAGATGAAAACGCAAAGCACATTTACTAATGCCGGCTGGGATTTTGCGGACAGTTCAGCGGCAAATGAGGAAGATGGGATATGGCTGATGGATGAGAAAAATTATCCGAAGCTGAATGTGATAGTTGAAATAGACCATAAGAATTAA
- a CDS encoding GLUG motif-containing protein has translation MCTLRVSVIAAIAAAGIAFGFSGGGTTNNPYQISTPDHLEAVNNDLSAHYVLTNDIDLSARTYDRAVIAPDTDHSDAGFNGTPFSGTFDGAGYKLLNLTVDTSNVTEDYPCYLGLFGKIEGGEVLNLGIENAQISGSNNSEYLGGLCGGSDGTITNCYATGSVSGGNYSINLGGLCGGNRGTIENCYAAGSVSGGNSSYDLGGLCGYNDGGIITNCYAAGSVSGGNSSYDLSGLCGLNEGTITNCFWDKYISGMDTSAGGRPKTTAQMKSAATFAGWNDGSWTIDEGNDYPRLAWENDGGSIIATGYPARTYSGEGTQENPFEISDSQDLVCLSNRLPDWGKYFVLTNDIDMQGINYYPITTFSGSFDGSGFKVFNLEISSEEIGLHSQLGVFGNIDGGEVRNLGIENADITGGDDSEALGGLCGANLEGTIENCYATGSVSGGNYSNFLGGLCGVNVEGTIESCYAISSVSGKEDAGGLCGYNIGGTITNCYAAGSVSGDDYSRNLGGLCGVNGYGTIENSFWDKEASGISTSAGGRPKTTAQMKSSATFAGWNDGSWTIDEGNDYPRLAWENDGGSVITTDYPARTYSGEGTQENPFEISDSQDLVCLSNRLPDWDKYFVLTNDIDMQGIIYYPITIFSGSFDGSGFKVFNLEIRSEEIGLHSQLGVFGKIDDGEVHNLGIEDADITGSDDADYIGGLCGHNRGTITNCYAAGSVSGDDYLGGLCGRNSSGTITNCYATGSVSGGYTSGYLGGLCGENEGGTIGNCYATGSVSGDGYLGGLCGRNYEGTISNCFWDKEASGISTSDGGTGLTTAQMQTQSTFTGSGWDFAGEEANGSDEVWFMTAGEYPELRWQVQEQGGGTINNPYQISTPDHLEAVNNDLSAHYVLTNDIDLSGRSYDRSVIAPDTDYTDSAPDTDYTGSDFSGTAFSGSFDGAGYKILNLTVDTTNVTEEYPRYLGLFGKIDDGEVHNLGIENADITGGGDSRYLGGLCGGNLEGTIENCYATGSVSGYDYLGGLCGGSDGTITNCYAAGSVSGYDYLGGLCGGSRGTIENCYAAGSVSGGNYSINLGGLCGGSDGTITNCYATGDVSGYDYLGGLCGGNRGTIENCYAAGSVSGDDFLGGLCGANIEGTITNCFWDKEASGISTSDGGTGLTTAQMQTLSTFTDSGWDFAGEEANGSEDVWIMPESDYPKLTAFHRLTVIFNAGENGVISSGDEVQTVYEGEDAVEPTVTANAGWVFTGWDIDFTDVQSNLTVTAEYTKEIYTVTFAAGANGTITAGDEVQDIPYGGSATAPTVEADEGWEFASWDKAFDNVTSDITATATYSEIPQYTVTFDAGANGSITAGDEVQTVYEGEDAVEPTVTANAGWDFTGWDIDFTDVQSNLTVTAEYTKEIYTVTFAAGANGTITAGDEVQDIPYGGSATAPTVEANEGWEFASWDTAFDNVTSDITVTATYSEVPQYTVTFDAGANGSVTAGDAVQTVYEGEDAVEPTIEASEGWEFIGWDVDFTNVQSDLTVTAEYTEEIYTVTFAAGANGTITAGDEVQNIPYGGSATAPTVEANEGWEFASWDTAFDNVTSDITVTATYSEIPQYTVTFDAGANGSITAGEEVQTVYEGDDAVAPTVTANAGWEFTGWDIDFTDVQSNLTVTAQYEEIYTVTFAAGANGTITAGDEVQKIPYGGSATAPTVEANGGWEHTGWDTAFDNVTSDITATATYSEIPEYTVTFDAGTHGIITAGDAVQTVYEGEDAVEPTIEASEGWEIIGWDADFTNVQSDLTTAAQYEQITYTVTFMPGANGTITAGDTEQTIAYGGSATAPTVEADEGYIFTGWDTAFDNVTEGLTVNAVYNDLPDIYTVNFYAGEYGKILSGASQQVDEGEAAALPTLVPDFQYRFEGWYNGDTRYSLSELQNVTQNMELTAAYSLQPDPEPADADFNGDNYIGPEDLAILLESYLTAEGSLASDTAAEPFAGDQFGDIDSNQWVDNGDFYLFSSNWMKEVEDSFTYNLVQGYNWISFPVLPEDKSLANVMEGYEEIVENFDNITASNGKTAQYYNGQWYGTLQNIVPTRMYVLYSANGGTFEVSGSEVGHDGAMNLYQGWNWLPFFQKQSMSVQDAFQHLDVQDLDQIIAPNGEVAQYYGNQWYGTLDTLEPGVGYKFNVSKAQGFSYTHQVSPLETMSIETAAVNKPNWDAPQGLSNQMKTRSTFKNAGWDFADSSAANEEDGIWLMDEKSYPKLNVIVEIDHKN, from the coding sequence ATGTGTACCCTTAGAGTTTCGGTTATCGCTGCTATTGCCGCAGCTGGCATTGCATTCGGTTTTTCTGGAGGCGGCACAACAAACAACCCATACCAGATTTCCACCCCCGACCACCTCGAAGCGGTGAACAACGACCTCTCCGCCCACTACGTTCTGACGAATGACATCGACCTCTCGGCCAGAACCTACGACCGCGCCGTTATCGCCCCGGACACCGATCACAGCGATGCTGGTTTCAACGGCACTCCCTTTTCCGGCACATTTGATGGAGCGGGTTATAAGCTTTTAAATCTAACCGTTGACACATCAAATGTAACAGAAGATTACCCTTGTTATCTCGGCCTTTTCGGAAAAATTGAGGGAGGTGAGGTGCTGAATCTCGGCATTGAAAATGCTCAAATATCAGGAAGCAATAATTCAGAATATCTCGGCGGCCTGTGCGGAGGTAGTGACGGCACAATAACGAACTGCTATGCGACCGGCTCTGTTTCGGGAGGCAATTATTCGATCAATCTTGGCGGCCTGTGCGGAGGGAATAGAGGCACAATCGAGAACTGCTATGCGGCCGGCTCTGTTTCGGGCGGCAATAGTTCTTATGACCTCGGCGGCCTGTGCGGATATAATGATGGCGGCATAATAACGAACTGCTACGCGGCCGGCTCTGTTTCCGGCGGCAATAGTTCTTATGACCTCAGCGGGCTGTGCGGACTGAATGAGGGCACAATCACGAATTGCTTCTGGGATAAGTATATCAGCGGGATGGATACCAGCGCAGGCGGAAGACCAAAAACTACAGCTCAGATGAAATCTGCCGCAACATTTGCAGGCTGGAATGACGGGAGCTGGACAATAGATGAAGGCAATGATTATCCCCGCCTTGCGTGGGAAAATGATGGAGGCTCTATTATAGCTACCGGCTATCCAGCAAGAACCTACAGCGGTGAAGGTACGCAAGAAAATCCTTTCGAAATCTCTGATTCTCAGGATTTGGTCTGCCTCAGCAATCGCTTGCCGGACTGGGGTAAATATTTCGTTTTAACTAACGATATTGATATGCAGGGCATAAATTATTATCCTATAACGACTTTCAGCGGCAGTTTTGACGGCAGCGGATTTAAAGTATTTAATCTGGAAATTAGCAGTGAAGAAATAGGCTTACATTCCCAGCTCGGAGTTTTTGGAAACATTGATGGCGGGGAAGTTCGAAATCTCGGAATTGAGAATGCTGATATAACCGGCGGCGATGATTCAGAAGCTCTCGGCGGCCTGTGCGGAGCAAATCTTGAAGGCACAATCGAGAACTGCTATGCGACCGGCTCTGTTTCGGGAGGCAATTATTCAAATTTTCTTGGCGGCCTGTGCGGAGTGAATGTTGAAGGTACAATAGAGAGCTGCTATGCGATCAGTTCTGTATCTGGGAAAGAAGATGCCGGCGGCCTGTGCGGATATAATATTGGCGGCACAATCACGAACTGCTATGCGGCCGGCTCTGTTTCGGGAGATGATTATTCAAGAAATCTCGGCGGCCTGTGCGGAGTGAATGGTTACGGCACAATCGAAAACTCCTTCTGGGATAAAGAGGCAAGCGGGATCAGTACCAGCGCTGGAGGAAGACCAAAAACTACAGCTCAGATGAAATCTTCCGCGACATTTGCAGGCTGGAATGATGGGAGCTGGACAATAGATGAGGGTAATGATTATCCCCGCCTTGCGTGGGAAAATGATGGAGGCTCTGTTATCACCACAGACTATCCAGCAAGAACCTACAGCGGTGAAGGTACGCAAGAAAATCCTTTCGAAATCTCTGATTCTCAGGATTTGGTCTGCCTCAGCAACCGCTTGCCGGACTGGGATAAATATTTCGTTTTAACTAACGATATTGATATGCAGGGCATAATTTATTACCCGATAACAATCTTCAGCGGCAGTTTTGACGGCAGCGGATTTAAAGTATTTAATCTGGAAATTAGGAGTGAAGAAATAGGCTTACATTCCCAGCTCGGAGTTTTTGGAAAAATTGATGACGGCGAAGTTCACAATCTCGGCATAGAAGATGCCGATATAACCGGCAGCGATGATGCCGATTATATCGGCGGCCTGTGCGGGCATAACAGGGGCACAATCACGAACTGCTATGCGGCCGGCTCTGTTTCGGGTGATGATTATCTCGGCGGCCTGTGCGGAAGGAATAGCAGCGGCACAATCACGAACTGCTATGCGACCGGCTCTGTTTCGGGAGGCTATACATCAGGATATCTCGGCGGCCTGTGTGGAGAGAATGAAGGCGGCACAATCGGGAACTGCTATGCGACCGGCTCTGTTTCGGGAGATGGTTATCTCGGCGGCCTGTGCGGGAGGAACTATGAAGGCACAATCTCGAACTGCTTTTGGGATAAGGAGGCGAGCGGTATCAGTACCAGCGACGGCGGAACAGGACTTACTACAGCCCAAATGCAGACGCAGAGCACGTTCACTGGTTCCGGCTGGGATTTTGCCGGCGAAGAAGCGAACGGCAGCGATGAGGTATGGTTTATGACGGCAGGAGAATACCCTGAATTAAGATGGCAAGTTCAAGAGCAAGGCGGCGGCACAATAAACAACCCATACCAGATTTCCACCCCCGACCACCTCGAAGCGGTGAACAACGACCTCTCCGCCCACTACGTTCTGACGAATGACATCGACCTCTCCGGCCGGTCTTACGACCGCTCCGTTATAGCTCCCGATACTGATTACACCGATTCCGCTCCGGATACCGATTACACCGGTTCGGATTTCAGCGGCACTGCATTTTCCGGCTCATTTGACGGGGCGGGGTATAAGATTCTGAATCTCACAGTTGATACTACAAATGTTACGGAAGAATATCCCCGATATCTCGGCCTTTTTGGCAAAATAGATGATGGAGAAGTTCACAACCTCGGAATTGAGAATGCTGATATAACCGGCGGCGGTGATTCAAGGTATCTCGGCGGCCTGTGCGGAGGGAATCTTGAAGGCACAATCGAGAACTGCTATGCGACCGGCTCTGTTTCGGGGTATGATTATCTCGGCGGCCTGTGCGGAGGGAGTGACGGCACAATCACGAACTGCTACGCGGCCGGCTCTGTTTCGGGGTATGATTATCTCGGCGGCCTGTGCGGAGGGAGTAGAGGCACAATCGAGAACTGCTACGCGGCCGGCTCTGTTTCGGGAGGCAATTATTCAATCAATCTCGGCGGCCTGTGCGGAGGGAGTGACGGCACAATCACGAACTGCTACGCGACCGGCGATGTCTCGGGGTATGATTATCTCGGCGGCCTGTGCGGAGGGAATAGAGGCACAATCGAGAACTGCTACGCGGCCGGCTCTGTTTCGGGAGATGATTTTCTCGGCGGCCTGTGCGGAGCAAATATTGAAGGCACAATCACGAACTGCTTCTGGGATAAGGAGGCGAGCGGGATCAGTACCAGCGACGGCGGAACGGGGCTTACGACAGCTCAGATGCAGACGCTGAGCACGTTCACCGATTCCGGCTGGGATTTTGCGGGCGAAGAAGCGAACGGCAGCGAAGATGTATGGATTATGCCGGAAAGTGATTACCCAAAGCTTACGGCGTTTCACAGATTAACAGTTATTTTCAATGCAGGCGAAAATGGGGTGATTTCTTCAGGCGATGAAGTGCAGACTGTTTACGAAGGCGAAGATGCTGTTGAGCCGACAGTTACTGCAAATGCTGGCTGGGTTTTCACAGGATGGGATATAGATTTCACTGATGTGCAGTCTAATCTTACAGTTACCGCAGAATATACAAAAGAGATTTACACAGTAACTTTCGCAGCTGGAGCTAACGGAACAATTACAGCCGGCGATGAGGTACAGGATATTCCTTACGGCGGCTCAGCAACAGCTCCGACTGTTGAAGCAGACGAAGGCTGGGAGTTTGCCAGCTGGGATAAGGCATTTGATAATGTTACAAGCGACATAACTGCAACAGCCACATATTCAGAAATTCCGCAGTACACAGTTACATTTGATGCGGGAGCTAATGGCAGCATAACAGCAGGCGATGAAGTGCAGACTGTTTACGAAGGCGAAGATGCTGTTGAGCCGACAGTTACTGCAAATGCAGGCTGGGATTTCACAGGATGGGATATAGATTTCACTGATGTGCAGTCTAATCTTACAGTTACCGCAGAATATACAAAAGAGATTTACACAGTAACTTTCGCAGCCGGAGCTAACGGAACAATTACAGCCGGCGATGAGGTACAGGATATTCCTTACGGCGGCTCAGCAACAGCTCCAACTGTTGAAGCTAACGAAGGCTGGGAGTTTGCCAGCTGGGATACAGCTTTTGATAACGTTACAAGCGACATAACTGTAACAGCCACATACTCAGAAGTTCCGCAGTACACAGTTACATTTGATGCGGGAGCCAACGGAAGCGTAACAGCAGGCGATGCAGTGCAGACTGTTTACGAAGGCGAAGACGCTGTTGAGCCGACAATTGAAGCCAGCGAAGGCTGGGAATTCATCGGCTGGGATGTAGATTTTACAAACGTCCAGTCCGACCTTACAGTTACTGCAGAATATACAGAAGAGATTTACACAGTAACTTTCGCAGCTGGAGCCAACGGAACAATTACAGCCGGCGATGAGGTACAGAACATTCCTTACGGCGGTTCAGCGACAGCCCCAACTGTTGAAGCTAACGAAGGCTGGGAGTTTGCCAGCTGGGATACGGCTTTTGATAACGTTACAAGCGACATAACTGTAACAGCCACATATTCAGAAATTCCGCAGTACACAGTTACATTTGATGCGGGAGCTAATGGCAGCATAACAGCAGGCGAAGAAGTGCAGACTGTTTATGAAGGCGACGACGCAGTTGCTCCAACAGTTACTGCAAATGCAGGCTGGGAATTCACCGGCTGGGATATAGATTTCACAGATGTGCAGTCTAACCTTACCGTCACAGCTCAGTACGAAGAGATTTACACAGTAACTTTCGCAGCTGGAGCTAACGGAACAATTACAGCCGGTGATGAGGTACAGAAAATTCCTTACGGCGGTTCAGCGACAGCCCCAACTGTTGAAGCTAACGGAGGCTGGGAGCATACCGGCTGGGATACAGCTTTTGATAACGTTACAAGCGACATAACTGCAACAGCCACATATTCAGAAATTCCAGAATATACAGTAACATTCGATGCTGGAACTCACGGAATAATAACAGCAGGCGATGCAGTGCAGACTGTTTACGAAGGCGAAGACGCTGTTGAGCCGACAATTGAAGCCAGCGAAGGCTGGGAAATCATCGGCTGGGATGCAGACTTCACAAACGTACAGTCTGACCTGACAACAGCAGCACAGTATGAGCAGATTACATATACCGTAACTTTTATGCCGGGTGCTAACGGTACTATAACCGCAGGCGACACCGAGCAGACAATCGCTTACGGCGGCTCAGCGACAGCTCCGACTGTTGAAGCTGATGAGGGCTATATATTCACTGGCTGGGACACAGCTTTCGATAACGTAACAGAAGGATTAACTGTAAATGCTGTTTATAATGACCTACCTGATATTTACACAGTAAACTTCTATGCAGGTGAATACGGCAAGATACTCTCTGGTGCTAGCCAGCAGGTAGATGAAGGCGAGGCGGCAGCGCTTCCTACGCTCGTGCCGGACTTCCAGTACAGGTTTGAAGGCTGGTATAACGGCGATACAAGGTACTCACTTTCCGAGCTGCAGAATGTTACACAAAATATGGAGCTCACGGCTGCATATTCTCTCCAGCCGGATCCGGAACCTGCAGATGCAGATTTCAACGGCGATAATTATATAGGCCCTGAGGATCTTGCAATTCTGCTTGAATCCTACCTCACCGCTGAAGGCTCACTGGCCAGCGATACAGCAGCAGAGCCGTTCGCAGGCGATCAGTTCGGCGATATAGACAGCAATCAGTGGGTTGACAACGGCGATTTCTACCTGTTCAGCAGCAACTGGATGAAAGAAGTTGAAGACAGCTTTACATACAACTTAGTTCAGGGTTATAACTGGATTTCGTTCCCTGTTCTGCCTGAAGACAAGAGCCTTGCCAATGTAATGGAAGGTTACGAAGAGATTGTAGAGAACTTCGATAATATAACAGCCTCTAACGGCAAAACAGCTCAGTATTATAACGGCCAGTGGTACGGAACGCTTCAGAATATTGTACCTACAAGAATGTATGTGCTTTACAGTGCAAACGGCGGTACGTTTGAAGTCTCCGGAAGCGAGGTAGGTCATGATGGAGCTATGAATCTTTATCAGGGCTGGAACTGGCTGCCGTTCTTCCAGAAGCAGAGCATGTCTGTGCAGGATGCCTTCCAGCATCTTGATGTCCAAGACTTGGATCAGATTATAGCACCGAATGGTGAGGTTGCTCAGTACTACGGAAATCAGTGGTACGGAACTCTCGATACCCTCGAGCCCGGTGTTGGATATAAATTCAACGTATCTAAAGCTCAGGGCTTCAGCTATACACATCAGGTTTCTCCGCTTGAAACAATGTCTATCGAGACAGCCGCTGTTAATAAACCTAACTGGGATGCTCCGCAAGGGCTTTCAAACCAGATGAAGACGCGGAGCACTTTCAAGAATGCCGGCTGGGATTTTGCGGACAGTTCAGCGGCAAATGAGGAAGATGGGATATGGCTGATGGATGAGAAAAGTTATCCGAAACTGAATGTAATAGTTGAAATAGACCATAAGAATTAA